Sequence from the Maribellus comscasis genome:
ACCATATGGCTGCGCCGATAACTGCAAATGAAAGCATAAAAGCACATACCTGAACAATTGCTTCAACAGCATTAAAATTATTACTTATTGTTAATACAAGAATATTTGCAACTGCAGCAACTCCCCAGAAAAGACCATAGTAGATTGCTATTCGGGGATTGGTTATAAACGGATGCCTAAAGTCCATCTTTAAAGTTTAGTAGTGTTTAATTTCAACACCGCCAAAAGCAGTAAAACCTTTTATAATTAATGTTTTTGAAGGGTCTGAGCTCACCTGGTGGGGTGAGGCTCCGCGCTTGTCAGAGAAACCGCCAAACACGGCTGTTACTTCATTTTTGACAGTCCAGTCAGGCGGAACTTTAAATCCACATCCTCCAAAAACCGAGACAGAATCAATTACTGCGCCGTTGGAAGACAAATTTGCATTCCTAAGATCATACTCAGCTCCGCCGAAAATAGTTGTGATTTTGCCTCCGTAAAAGTTCAGGGAGTTGATAAAAACTTCCCGTCCTCCAAAGACGACAAAATCATCGAAATAATCCATTCCAAGGTTACTCCTGTCGTGCATAACCGGCTCATTTTTCTTTCGGTGAGTAACTAAAAGAATGACACCGAGAGCAATGATCAAAACCGGCCATCCAATCCGCCGCAATTCATAAGGAATCGTTACGATTTCAGGAATAAGAAAAAAGCCACCAAGAACGACCAGAATTGTCCCACTGGTTCTGTTTCCTCCAACCAGAGAAAATACACCAATACCAATTAACAGCATTTGCCACGAGATAAATATGTCGTCCCAAATATCAGGAATCAAATCCAAACGTTCCAAAATCCAGAATCCCCCGATTGCGATTAAAAATAATCCGAAATAAATTCTTTTCCCCGATGAATTATGATGTTCCATTTTTTCTTATTTACTGTTTCAAATATACCTTTCTTGCCAAACTAATCATTAAAAAACTTTAGTAAAATTGAAGTTTGTGTATTATCGACACAAGTTCAAATTCGTTTTACCACCATTGCCAGCCCTATTCCAATTAAAAGAACCGGAAAAATTAAAGAAAATGTTAGCCCGGGGAAATAAAATAGTTTTGGTAATATAAATATCCCCCCGATAACGATAAAAACGATCCCAAGAGATCGTTTTCCTGCAAGCAAAACCAAACCAACAATTATTAAAATCATCTGCCAGGAGAAAATAAAATGTCCCCATCCGTGAAAGAATTGCCGGATAGGGAAAAAGATGTTCTGCCAGTTAATATCTGGCAGATTAATATAAAATCCCAGCTTTCTGAGAATCCACAAAACTCCTATTCCAATTAAAACGAATGCTAAAACGATTCTCGAATTGTCTTTTTGTGGTTTATTTTCCATGTTGCGGTATTTTAACTATTTATAAAAACAAAAGTAAAACACCAGCCCCAACAAGTCACTTAACATTCGGTTAACACGGGGAATGTATCGGTAAAATGTATTTTTCACCGTTAGACAACAAAAAAGCGGGTGCAAATCCCGCTTTTTTTATTTCTTACTTTGAGCCCTGGCCCACGAGTCTCTTAATGGAACAGTGCGGTTAAATACCGGTAATTCCGGTGTTGAATCATAATCAAAGTTAAAATATCCTAAGCGTTCAAACTGAAAATGATCCAAAGGTTTTGATTTCCTGACAAAGGGCTCCAAATAACATTCATTTAAAACCTTTAAGGAATCTGGATTCATAAAATCTTTGAAATCAACATCCTTATGCCCACCCGGGTCTTCATCAGAAAATAAACGATCATATAATCTTACTTCTGATTTGACAGCATGTATTGCTGAAACCCAGTGGAGAGTGGCTTTCACTTTTCTTCCGTCCGGTGAATTTCCACCTTTTGATGCAGGATCGTACGTACAGTGTAGTTCTACTATTTCACCGTCTTCATCTTTAATTACCTTTGTACAGGTAACAAAATA
This genomic interval carries:
- a CDS encoding LiaF transmembrane domain-containing protein, which codes for MEHHNSSGKRIYFGLFLIAIGGFWILERLDLIPDIWDDIFISWQMLLIGIGVFSLVGGNRTSGTILVVLGGFFLIPEIVTIPYELRRIGWPVLIIALGVILLVTHRKKNEPVMHDRSNLGMDYFDDFVVFGGREVFINSLNFYGGKITTIFGGAEYDLRNANLSSNGAVIDSVSVFGGCGFKVPPDWTVKNEVTAVFGGFSDKRGASPHQVSSDPSKTLIIKGFTAFGGVEIKHY
- a CDS encoding LiaF transmembrane domain-containing protein; the protein is MENKPQKDNSRIVLAFVLIGIGVLWILRKLGFYINLPDINWQNIFFPIRQFFHGWGHFIFSWQMILIIVGLVLLAGKRSLGIVFIVIGGIFILPKLFYFPGLTFSLIFPVLLIGIGLAMVVKRI